The Negativicutes bacterium sequence GCCGCGCTTCGGCTAAGATTGGCATCAGGGGATTTAAGTCATTCAAAATAAAGCTGCGGCCCTGGCGCGCCGCCTCGATGCCTGTGCTGCCGCGCCCGGCAAAGACATCGCAGACCATGTCACCCGCCCGCGTTTTTTCGTGAATGAACCAGGCGGCGATCTGACTGTGCAAACCGGCAAGATAGGCTACCTGGTGAATGACCGCTTCTTCTCTGCCTGCCGCCGGAAAGACCAACTTCCAACAGGGCACGGCAGCTGCATAATCATGCGGCTGCCCCTGATACGGTTCTGCTTTGAGATATTCCATGCGGCTTCACCTCTCTTCCCTGCGGTGTGAATGTGAAAAAACGCCGCGTAAAAAGATACGCGGCGCAGCATTAACTGGCTCCACAAGTAGGATTCGAACCTACAACCTATCGGTTAACAGCCGATTGCTCTACCGTTGAGCTATTGTGGAATGTCAAGAACACCTTCATTTTAGCAGACGAAGAACCGCTTGTCAACGCAATCGCACTGTCTTTTCTGACAGGTTTCTTTCGCCGTTTGTCTTTGCGATAGATGACCTATGCTCTGTCTGGCTGTTCAAAGGTACCCCAGACAACCGGTTGTCCCTGATCGACCAGACAGCGGCCTTTTGCCCAAACCTGCCGGATGTTCAGCTGCTGATCGGTTATCAGCAGATCGGCGTCGGCTGCGACGGCGACACAACCTTTCCTGCCGCTCAGCCCAAAGAAAGCAGCCTGGTTGACGCCAAAAAAGTGCAGCGCCTGCGTCAGTGTCATGCCGGCCGCGACGAATGCTTGGAAGTTTTCATAAACAGTGCCGACGGAACCCACGCCGAGGCCGATATAATTGTTCTGCGCATCGAAGCGCGGCATCGAACCGTTGCCGTCCGAGCTGATGGTAATTTTATCAAGCGGAGCGCCTGCCGAGAGGACGTACTGCACCGCTTCCAGCGCCTTGTCGCCGGCGGTAATATCTATGTGACCACCCATTTTGGTGAAACGCACGCCTTGATCCAGGAGCATGCGGCTGCGCGCCATATGAGTAGGCAGCAGATTCTGTATCGGCAGATCGCAAACCTGCAAAAGATCAAAGAGAGGTTGGATACCGGCTTGCCCCGGACCGACATGCAGATGGGTGATGCCGGCTTTGCCGCCGATTAAACCGCCGACACGGGCTTCCATGGCCAGGCGGCCCAGTTCATCCAGCGTAGGATGCGCCGAACGGTGATCGGAAATCGCCACTTTTACCCCGATCACTTTCTCCAGCAAAATCACATCATCCCGCACATTCCTGGTGATGGTGGGAGAAGGAATTTCGTAGGAACCGGTATAACAGAAGGTGGTAATCCCCTCCGTCTCCAATGCTTTCGCTTTGGTAATCAGAGATTCTACCGAACGTGTGGTGCCGTCGGTGCCCAACACACCGACAATTGTGGTCACACCGTAGCGCGTAATCTGCGACAGTGTAATCTCCGGTGTGCGGGTGGCCGGACCGCCTTCACCGCCGCCGCCTAAAATATGGACATGAGCATCGATCAAACCGGGCATCAGAAGCAAATTCTGACAATCCACCACTTCTACTTGTCCCAGTCCCTGCGGAATTGGAATATGCGGAGCAATATGCGCAATGCGGCCGTCGGCAATCAGAAGATCCCGGATACCAAGATCTTCCGGCGCGTAAATATGAGCCTGCTGAAGCACTTTTAACATCTTTTGAACTTCCTTCCCATGCGATTCTTCTTATACTGAAAATGGTTCGCTTTTTTGCCCTGAGATTCCTGCAAAAATGTTTTTCAAAACCCGGGGATACTTCAATGCCTTCGCTTTTCGAGATAGCGCCGTATGGCTGTGATCAAAGGCATGCCGAGCAGCAGCACCACCCCGGTTTCAGACACGGCAATATAAAGAGCCGTGCTCCAATAGGGTAAATCATTCAGATAAGCAAGATAAGCGGCCACAATCAACCCGTTGAACAGCACCGGCATGGCGGCAGCCAGCCAAAAATGTTTACGGAAGTAACGGCTGCCCAGCGCTGCCAGGAGCGTAGCGAATGTGCCCAATACCCAGTCCCAGGCGCCAAACGGGCTGGTAAGGTTGGCTAAAAAGCAGCCCAGGCTGACGCCAACCACACCTTCCGGCAGCAGAATCGGCAGCAGGGTCAGCGCCTCCGAGGCGCGGAACTGCAGCGGACCGAAGGAGAGCGGCTGCAGCGCCAGCGCCGTCACGGCATACAAAGCGGCAATCATAGCCGTTAAGACAAGCGAACGCAGAGAAGTTTTCACAGAATAACACACCTTTCTGCTATGTACACGAAAAAAGAGGCCAATGGCCCCTTTTCGTGCTTTCACACAGCGGTCCATAGTTTTGTTTTACGGCAGGCGGATTTCGAACTGCCGGTATGAAGGCATTTCAGCCTTGTTTCAGCCAGTATAGCAGAATAGCTGCCGCACTACAACCGGAGTTTTCGCTGTTGACGGATTGATACGGATTTCCGGCAAATCAATCAGCTGAACAAAGGATTCGTTGTTTGTTCTGTCGAAAATCAAAAAAAAATAAGAAAATTGTGGTGATTATTTTGCTGTATCCCGCGAAAAATCAAATCAAAAATCCGCTGCTGCTGGCTCAATACAAGCAGTACTGCCTTGTCGATATCGAAACCAGCGGTCTGGATCCTGCCAGGGCAGAGATCGTGGAACTGGCCTGCAGCATTGTATCCGATGCGAGGATCATCGGAGATTTCAGTGTCCTGCTGCGGCCTTCCCAACCCATGTCAGAGGAAGTGATCGCCATCCACGGAATTCGCAATGAAGATGTGGAATCCGCTTTTTCACCGGCAGATGCTTTGGCCAGATTTGAATTCTATATCGGCGATCTGCCGTTGGTGGCGCACAATGCCAATTTCGACTTCACTTTTATTCAAAGCGCCCTGGGTTATCCCCTGCCGAATGCGCTCTTCGATTCGATGGCCCTGGCTCAGCTG is a genomic window containing:
- a CDS encoding 3'-5' exonuclease yields the protein MIILLYPAKNQIKNPLLLAQYKQYCLVDIETSGLDPARAEIVELACSIVSDARIIGDFSVLLRPSQPMSEEVIAIHGIRNEDVESAFSPADALARFEFYIGDLPLVAHNANFDFTFIQSALGYPLPNALFDSMALAQLLLPAQPHYSVSALCAYFNIVNEQAHRALSDCHATAEIVIRLLRQYAKGTTTAPLKLYKVVEPNTYQIRAQLKAAGFRWYQEQRCWGIEQPPQTEQPQEIMIQGFLCRLMGT
- the iadA gene encoding beta-aspartyl-peptidase, with product MLKVLQQAHIYAPEDLGIRDLLIADGRIAHIAPHIPIPQGLGQVEVVDCQNLLLMPGLIDAHVHILGGGGEGGPATRTPEITLSQITRYGVTTIVGVLGTDGTTRSVESLITKAKALETEGITTFCYTGSYEIPSPTITRNVRDDVILLEKVIGVKVAISDHRSAHPTLDELGRLAMEARVGGLIGGKAGITHLHVGPGQAGIQPLFDLLQVCDLPIQNLLPTHMARSRMLLDQGVRFTKMGGHIDITAGDKALEAVQYVLSAGAPLDKITISSDGNGSMPRFDAQNNYIGLGVGSVGTVYENFQAFVAAGMTLTQALHFFGVNQAAFFGLSGRKGCVAVAADADLLITDQQLNIRQVWAKGRCLVDQGQPVVWGTFEQPDRA
- a CDS encoding QueT transporter family protein; this encodes MKTSLRSLVLTAMIAALYAVTALALQPLSFGPLQFRASEALTLLPILLPEGVVGVSLGCFLANLTSPFGAWDWVLGTFATLLAALGSRYFRKHFWLAAAMPVLFNGLIVAAYLAYLNDLPYWSTALYIAVSETGVVLLLGMPLITAIRRYLEKRRH